A genomic window from Sporohalobacter salinus includes:
- the xerA gene encoding site-specific tyrosine recombinase/integron integrase produces the protein MGIEIKKGEEKEIIVEFDYTPERVEKIKLIYGRQWHPEEKFWTIPYTKDAVNKLLDIFANEEIVIDSSLNIEVNQTEKQLEKLWMRSFLQEVKDEIKLQNYSSKTCDVYLGHIRRYVEYHAKKPKELKENDVREYLLLLLEKQERSSGYTNQALSAIKFLYNEVLEKERVTVNIPRPKKGRKLPNVLSEEEVAEILSVLKNYKHRAILNLVYSAGLRVSEVVSLKVEDIDSERMLIRVKQGKGKKDRYTLLSEVALKELRRYSKKYRIEEGWLFPGGKEGTYLTERSVQRVFKKACRKAGIKKEVGIHSLRHSFATHLLEKGTDLRYIQKLLGHKNLKTTERYTHVSKKNIEDIKSPLDYLD, from the coding sequence ATGGGGATTGAGATTAAAAAAGGTGAAGAGAAAGAAATAATTGTTGAGTTTGATTATACACCTGAACGGGTAGAGAAGATTAAGCTAATTTATGGTCGCCAGTGGCATCCTGAAGAGAAGTTTTGGACTATTCCTTATACTAAGGATGCAGTTAATAAACTTTTAGATATTTTTGCTAATGAAGAAATAGTGATAGATTCAAGTCTTAATATTGAAGTTAATCAAACAGAGAAGCAACTTGAAAAATTATGGATGAGAAGTTTTTTGCAAGAAGTGAAAGATGAGATTAAATTACAAAATTATAGTTCTAAGACTTGTGATGTTTATCTAGGACATATTAGAAGATATGTAGAATACCATGCGAAAAAACCAAAAGAATTAAAAGAGAATGATGTACGAGAATATTTATTATTACTTTTGGAGAAGCAAGAACGATCTTCTGGTTATACTAATCAGGCTTTAAGTGCAATTAAATTTCTTTATAATGAAGTATTAGAGAAAGAAAGAGTAACTGTTAATATTCCACGTCCTAAGAAGGGAAGAAAACTTCCTAATGTATTAAGTGAAGAAGAGGTAGCTGAGATATTAAGTGTTTTAAAAAATTATAAACATCGTGCTATTTTAAATTTAGTTTATTCGGCAGGGTTACGGGTTAGTGAAGTAGTTTCTTTAAAAGTAGAAGATATTGATAGTGAAAGGATGTTAATACGGGTAAAGCAGGGAAAAGGTAAGAAAGATCGTTATACTCTATTGTCTGAAGTTGCTCTTAAGGAACTTAGAAGATATTCTAAAAAATACCGTATAGAGGAAGGATGGCTTTTTCCAGGTGGTAAGGAAGGAACTTATTTAACAGAGCGTTCTGTACAGAGAGTGTTTAAAAAAGCTTGTAGAAAGGCTGGGATTAAAAAAGAAGTAGGAATTCATTCATTAAGACATTCTTTTGCTACTCATTTACTAGAAAAGGGGACTGATTTGCGGTATATTCAAAAATTATTGGGACATAAGAATCTTAAAACTACTGAAAGATATACACACGTCAGTAAGAAAAATATTGAGGATATTAAAAGCCCACTGGATTATTTAGATTAG